From the genome of Octopus sinensis unplaced genomic scaffold, ASM634580v1 Contig19470, whole genome shotgun sequence:
atgtatatatatatatgtatatgtatatatatatatatgtatatatatatatatatgtatgtatatatacgtatatatgtatataatatatatatatatataatatatatatatatacatatatatatacatatatatatacatatctatacatatatatatgtgtatatatatatatattatatatagtgcgcgcgattgtgtatgtatggttcgtttgtgtgtatttatctatatttatatatatctacatgtatgtatatatatatgaatttacatattagaagaaatgaggtactcagaaacccggatggttttatatttatagatatttcgtagtatattacatgtttatatatatcacatatcatATACTAGCACTTTCGTCCACTCGAGTGGAGTTATcaaatttccatttatatatgtgtgtcatgcACCTGTCCGCGTGACTATTTGTTGAATATGTTCCTAATATAAATCTTTGTTGTGGTAAAAAGCATATACacgattgcacacacacacagacaatcacacatagttatgtatgcatatgtgtatgtgtgtgtgtgtgtgtgtgtgcgtgtgtttgcgtgtgtgtgtagttgcgtttatatatattctatattttcgtAATCACTGAATCTCGACTATGCTGAGGTGCCGTCATCAAAGACTTAATTTAGATCATATCCACAAATGCACTTCAGCGAAGCACATACtgtatcgttctctctctctcactctctctctctcatatatatataatgttaatttgGTCTAGCAGCTAAACAtaggcacatgcacacattagtgtgtgtgtgtgtgcgtgccaaaAATAGAAATGTCGAATTCATTCCTAAATGTTTCCGTGCTATAAACATGCGGTCATGTGGTTAAATGAATTTACATACATCTACTTATATTCTATTATCACCGTTGTATCTATTcgctatgtataaataaataatgcatctacctacatacacaaacaagtacacccacatatatatgtgtatatatagatatatatatatttcatatatatatatattatatatatatatattgtatatatatatttcatatatattatattgtatatatatatttcatttatatatatattgtatatatatatttcatatatatactttatatatatatgtattttatatatatattatttatatatatatatatttcatatatatatatatatatatatatatatatatatatatatattatatatatattgtatatatatatttcatatatatatatattgtatatatatatttcatatatatactttatatatatatatgtattttatatatatattattttatatatatattatatatatatatttcatatatatatatatatatattatatatatatatttcatatatatactttatatatatattattttatatactacatatatatcatatatatatattgtgtatatatatttcatatatatactttatatatatattattatatatatatatatatatatatatatatatatatatatatatatatatatattatatatattatatatatatatatttatatatatatatattatatatatatatatatatatatatattatatatatattataaatatgtatacatattttatatttacatatatctatgtgtgtgtgtctttctttcacacacacacacactgcattttCTAGCattgcttttttatatttcatcattaaccgtttttcttcttttgcaggGAATCATTTGCAAAGACTGCGAAGAAGTGGTCAGTTTAAGACCATCAACATGTACCAGTGCCATTTGTCATCAGTGCCATACTACAAGAATTGAAAGACGGGAAACTATTTTGGAAATATTCCAAACGGAATTGAATTATGGACGTGACTTGAAGATTCTATTAGTGGTAAGGAATGAATGACAATATTTGATGCCATTTTTCTTTGCTATCTCTAAGCACATTTTCGTTCTAAAGATACAACACGAAGATAGACGccttacatatacttacatatatatgtatatgcgtgtgtgaatgtgtatatatatatatatatatatatatatgcgcccgcgtgtgtatatatatatatatatatatatatattatatatatatatatatgtgtgtgtgtgtgtgtatatatataatatatatatatattgtatatatttgtgtgtatatatatatacatatatatacacacaaatatatacaaatatatatatatatacacacacacacacatatatatatatatatatatatatacacacgcgggcgcatatatatatataatatatatatatatatatatatatatatacacattcacacacgcatatacatatatatgtaagtatatgtaaggCGTCTATCTTCGTGTTGTATCTTTAGAACGAAATGTGCATTTCCTTACTACTTTCCCtatacatttccacgtgtagcttctactttcattttgtaacatatttctattatatctatatatctatatatatataggcataaccCAATGGGCATAAAACGTTGCcctaaaattataaatatgactAACCGACTTTGTCAAAAACAATGAGACTGAAGACTGATAAGTCATATACTCTTCTTTCTCAAGTATTACCTATTAATTTACTGTTTCACCGGCCGGCAACACTTAAGTTACAGGCTGGGTTGTCCTTTATGTTCTATCAATTCTCCTTCGCCAAGTATTGATTATGCGAGGCACTTTATTGAACTGTAGCAAACAACCGTTTCCAACACGTGCTTTTTTACTGTTGAATAAATATAACCTCACACATCCTACAGTAAAGACTTGTTTTCACTTTGAGTGGACATTTGCTCTACTCCCAATGGAAACGAGTTTACTGAGTTACCAAACGATTCTACTTcgctgtatttatttatcacattaTATAAGTTGTCTGTTTGTCCAGGCAATTCCTACCTGCTCTCAATATATCTAGATGACTGTATGCTCTATCTATCTAGTAATAGTACACACATTAAATGTGACTTAGTTTCCTTCAGTTTAGACCCCGCCTCTCCTAATCATATATCTCTTTAACCAATTCTCTTTATTATCTATTTCTCAGGAATTCTATGGTCCAATCAAAGAAGCTGGTCTTATCAATAACCAacaactgacagaattgtttttGAACTTGGAAGAGCTGGTGGACGTTAACGAGAACTTCATTGAACAGTTGAACCGTGTCTTGAACAGTTCACCTCTCCATAATGATAAGGTAAGAACAACATTTTATTACATCAcatctcttgctctttctctttctctcacgctcCTAACActcactttatatacatacatacttacatacatacatacatacatacatacatacatacatacatacatacatacatacatacatatgcgtgcttacatatgtttgtgtatatacatatgtaggggTAGCTGTGGGCGTAGATGTGTGATGGCgcatggcttatatatatatattattttctgctcTATCTCCTATATTGGTTTAGTTCAGTGTGCCATGTGCCAGTATCAACATTTTACTGTTATAACCTACTGTTAAAATACAGTATTCCACAGACTCCTACTTCAAGGAAAGTTAAATATTGGTCGCAGAATACCTTAAGATGTAGTAGAATTTTTTGCACTTAAGTTTGGAGTAAATTCTGGGTGCAAAACGCAGTGCAGTGGgacaaaaatattgtttatcttTACAACTGTATTTGCGAGAAAAACATTCACTAGCTTCAATGATTATATTTTCCCAGTTTATTCTATCAATTTAGAACACGCTTAACGACATATATTACATGCTAATGTTGttcttttcaataaatttatGTTATCGTCTGCTCTATTTTACAGGAGGTCGACTGTGTTAATATTGGTCAATTGTTCCAAGAATCAATCCATATGTTCAAAGCCTTTGAAAAATATTGCGTCAAACAGGTTGGTAATCtccatttccttctttttccttctttttttttcacttttacattCTAACGTTCTATCTccatctttttctttgtcttcacTCTTACACTATAtcggtctatctctctttctgtctatctcactCTTACACCGTTTCTGTCTTTTCTACTCCATCACTATATCCTATATTTCATTCCCATATTAGATCTATCACTATTAGATCTCCTTCCCACactacatctgtctgtctatcccctTCCCACACTATTTCTGTCTATCTCACTCCCACACTTTATTCGTTcagttcccaccaccaccacctacgctAGATCTCTTTGTCTCTATCCTTCCCACATTTAATATATTCACTTCTTTCCCATACtacatctgtctgtccatctccgTCCCACACTATTTCAATCTATCTCACTTCCCacactatatctgtctatcttcctCCCACACAATCATCCTGTCTCCTTCCCACATCATACCTCTCTATTTCCATCTATTTTGTTATCACATATCAATTctctacacctctctctctccctctctctctctccctctctctctctctcacagacagaCGCATACtatcaccacactaccaccactacccttCAACTACATTCTCCACTTCCGTATTTTCTCTACCATTTCAACACAGTGTAATATTTTTTAAACCCTTTTATTTCGCCAGAGTGACGCCATGGACCTACTAGAGAAATTAGAGACAGAGAATGACATTCTGCGAGCGTTCCTGCAAGTAACACAGGCTGAGAACACCACAGTTCGTCGCATGAGTCTAAAGTCATTCCTTATGGTTCCTGTTCAAAGAGTTATGAAGTAAGTAAATTGATATGACAAACTACTTATAAACTGGGggttcattttgattttgatcgtTCCGGGTTTTATAAAATAGCAACCAGTTATACGTCTGAGAAAATGAGTAAGAAAGTAAAGTAAAGGGTTATTTAAATCTTATCTGTATAACTCTAACGAAATAGAGATTAACTACTTAGACCCTTGGTTTCTTTTGACTTTTAGaaacattaattaataaaataaagttaattgCTTAAGTTCCCTGCTCCATCGATAGATGCTGTcgttaaaaaaaaacttgattaTGAATTTCTGATTaatgagttttttcttttttctcctcacCAGGTATCCTTTATTGTTGAATCGATTGTACAAGTCAACCCCTCAGCACCACCGGGATTCAATTCCGCTTCACGAATCATTAGTTGGCTTAGAACGAATTTTGGAAGAGATTAATGCTGTAAGTAATTCTTCATCTCTCCATCGctgattttacatttatttttttataattcttttttttttttttcaaaattaagataaacacaaagttctttttttttaatctaaaatatactctccttcattttctacaatgctctttcatctatctggtagacttccaaggcccctcttccaataTTCACTtatccagtactgttctgacctcgtctacagaattcatattttttaccgtccaaatgattttgaagactacgaaataaattataatcagatggggcaatgtctggtgaatatggtgggtggaacatcgtttcctattcaaactgttccagcctttaAAATGTCATCCGCGCTGAATGTGGCCGAACAttttcctgatggaagaacacctttcatcttgaaaccaatgATAGTCGTTTCTCtcctagcactgacttaagccgctcaagctgcttgcagtagatcgcttttgttatcgtttggtttgggtttagaagttcaaagtggactaaacctttcataaccCGCCAAACAGGTGGGTGAAGACTTTCTTTATCCTGGGGTGCCGGTGATATTCCTTTCGCTATCCACTGTCTtcagcgcttgacatttttatagggaacccatttcttgtcaccagtctctattcggtccaaaaaaggtccATTCGTGAGacttgacagcaaagaagagcatacttttactctttgtatgcgattactacctgcttttatagcaagttgatgcaggtagtttatcccgtccccctccgacttttagttcatgcaattgaaaaaaccgcattatttatgggataacccaatattTTACGAGCATGAAACTTAGTACACttcctttctctatttttctcattttctatatccgtgtatttatttttgtttctgtctcaTATATTTCAGAAAATCCAAGGAACTAATACTCTGCGATTAACTCGCAAACGGTCGGAGCTCAGACGACACAGTTCTTCTGACAAGTTCGAGCTCATCAAGGTAAAAATCATTCTGACTTTCTCAAATTTCTATAGTGACAAATACTTTGCTGCTCTTTAACGATTACGTTTGTAACATTGTATATTGTCATAGTCTCTCTCAGCTTAAAGTAACACATTCTCTATGTCATCACCATGACACACGCTTGTATGTTCTACTGTAACACAGCCCACTTGCTCTCTCATACATTATGATATTAATACTCGATTGCAATATATTCCATATTGTTACAATATGATACAGAAGCTATTGCTCTGTAAAAACTCTGGTTATATTATGTCAGCCTTTGATAAACTAGTATCAATGTCCTCATGGTTTTATGGTGACATATGCCCAGCTATTCAACAAAGGGACGGATTTTAATTGTTCTGGGGTATAAAATGTCCTATTGCTCTATAATGTATTGGAGTTTGTATTATTCTACAGACGTTTTTAGTCTGTT
Proteins encoded in this window:
- the LOC115232140 gene encoding neuroepithelial cell-transforming gene 1 protein-like encodes the protein GIICKDCEEVVSLRPSTCTSAICHQCHTTRIERRETILEIFQTELNYGRDLKILLVEFYGPIKEAGLINNQQLTELFLNLEELVDVNENFIEQLNRVLNSSPLHNDKEVDCVNIGQLFQESIHMFKAFEKYCVKQSDAMDLLEKLETENDILRAFLQVTQAENTTVRRMSLKSFLMVPVQRVMKYPLLLNRLYKSTPQHHRDSIPLHESLVGLERILEEINAKIQGTNTLRLTRKRSELRRHSSSDKFELIKTALGHLNWSQEEIHDILVSSLLTTQPQDHFWTGKKVSNLKFSQIHAVLLTRGEPQPKSSITKKLLFTQQSPIQQAALVTLRCKGSRYQLVREPLFLDKCVITLNSELSENIFEVQDWNKETYLFKGEDDKETKRWVEHLKRLSRNLGVFWRRRNALPDINSNSKG